A window from Vigna angularis cultivar LongXiaoDou No.4 chromosome 7, ASM1680809v1, whole genome shotgun sequence encodes these proteins:
- the LOC108336706 gene encoding protein NETWORKED 2A, with protein sequence MTDMEEKVNEALVVLRDEGDSFAKRAEMYYKKRPELANFVEETFRAYKALADRYDHLSKELQSANRTIASVFPDQVPCHMEEDEEEESDTGTNSISSDPTNQTHDKPSIPKVPKTPKKDFRSQSMLISRKATLKKTPSSVKYIPTISSSGLTKDEALAEIDKLQKEILSQQTEKEFVRSLYERAYEKYWSIEDQITATQKRVCSLQDEFGVGTVIEDNDARTLMAATALKSCQETLDKLKEIQVQASKEAKEEYQRVKKAHEMFEILRDQFISKYMTGQPEHDDGDKCKSVETDQKSIDEEMDRLEQEAHNVGLLREKIKRKLEEDSSNSLTVTEMAECIDELVNKICTLETAVSSQTGLVKRLRSDTDGLQTSIRKLEEDKEMLIEDSEVTKKKLKELERELWRLKMLNRSVRSQDNTLQTHFTEATCNLEHLSGKLTYMKPDEEEENLVLYRKKRTASDGIPGKKSDKHGANLFVNNLDVKTIKEKDGANIHKNESNSIGSSFLNESIQKLPFHENDNSSDTVSNIDNESQDLNTGEGDQPNWRQMFMSGLDDREKILLEEYTSVLMNYKEVRAKLNDVEKRSRDSIFELTLQLREMKNALVAKDKEIQFLRQKLNCPDANPDESPYTNTTEYKYTPNEAVLRRASQRAYGSDSEVLHLNSNADANANAVTPFSEHHGETESTRSMTLSSLKMTLGRLMENQDKRHDLSNMELKFRSAIDDLMEENLEFWLRFSTSVHQIQKFQNSIQDLKAELKMIRERNAKSEGHSNNKHHMQSELRPIFRHLREIRTELSLWVEHNAVLQDELQGRYSSLSNIQDEIARAGYAESGADHAELISKYQAAKFQGEILNMKQENSKVASELQAGLSLVKGMKVDVEKTLDELDEAIGDSSKSVSQIKKSSSRARIPLRSFLFGVKLKKQKNHPSLFACVNPALQRQHSFNEQAPAPI encoded by the exons ATGACAGATATGGAGGAGAAGGTGAATGAAGCCCTGGTTGTGCTGCGAGATGAAGGGGACTCATTTGCTAAGAGGGCAGAAATGTATTACAAGAAGAGACCAGAGTTGGCAAATTTTGTGGAAGAAACCTTTCGAGCATATAAAGCCTTAGCAGACAGATATGATCATTTATCAAAGGAACTTCAAAGTGCAAACCGCACTATAGCCAGTGTTTTCCCAGACCAAGTCCCATGtcatatggaagaagatgaggaagaagaaagtgaCACAGGAACTAATTCAATATCATCAGACCCCACCAATCAAACACATGATAAACCATCCATTCCTAAAGTTCCAAAAACCCCAAAGAAGGATTTTAGAAGCCAGTCCATGTTGATCTCCAGAAAGGCCACACTTAAGAAGACTCCTAGCTCTGTAAAATACATTCCAACAATTTCATCTTCTGGTCTGACCAAGGATGAAGCTTTGGCAGAAATTGACAAGCTTCAGAAAGAAATATTGTCGCAGCAAACTGAGAAAGAGTTCGTAAGGAGTTTGTACGAACGCGCCTATGAAAAGTACTGGTCAATTGAAGACCAGATCACAGCAACACAGAAAAGAGTTTGCAGCTTGCAAGATGAGTTTGGTGTTGGGACAGTGATAGAAGACAATGATGCAAGAACTTTGATGGCAGCCACAGCTCTAAAATCATGCCAAGAGACTCTGGACAAGTTGAAAGAGATACAAGTTCAAGCATCTAAAGAAGCTAAAGAGGAGTATCAAAGAGTTAAGAAAGCTCATGAGATGTTTGAGATCCTAAGAGACCAATTCATTTCTAAATATATGACAGGTCAGCCAGAGCATGATGATGGGGACAAGTGTAAGAGTGTAGAAACAGATCAAAAAAGCATAGATGAAGAGATGGATCGGTTGGAGCAAGAGGCGCATAATGTGGGGCTATTGAGAGAGAAGATCAAACGAAAGTTGGAGGAAGATTCAAGCAATTCCTTAACTGTGACTGAAATGGCTGAGTGCATTGATGAGCTTGTAAATAAGATTTGTACCTTGGAAACAGCGGTTTCATCTCAGACTGGTTTGGTTAAGAGACTAAGATCAGACACAGATGGACTTCAGACAAGCATAAGAAAGTTGGAAGAAGACAAGGAAATGCTCATAGAAGACTCAGAAGTTACCAAGAAGAAGCTAAAGGAATTAGAGCGAGAGTTGTGGAGACTTAAAATGCTCAACCGAAGTGTCAGAAGTCAAGACAACACTCTCCAAACGCACTTTACTGAAGCTACCTGTAACCTTGAGCACCTGTCTGGAAAATTGACTTACATGAAGCCagatgaggaggaggagaaCTTGGTACTTTACAGGAAGAAGAGAACTGCTTCTGATGGTATACCAGGGAAAAAGTCTGATAAACATGGTGCTAACTTGTTTGTTAATAACTTAGATGTCAAGACAATAAAGGAAAAAGATGGTGCAAATATTCATAAGAACGAGTCTAATTCGATTGGGAGTAGTTTTCTTAATGAAAGCATTCAGAAGCTGCCATTCCATGAAAATGATAATTCATCTGATACAGTGAGCAATATTGACAATGAATCACAAGATTTGAACACTGGTGAGGGAGATCAACCTAACTGGAGGCAGATGTTTATGAGTGGATTAGATGACAGAGAAAAAATTTTGCTGGAGGAGTACACATCAGTCTTAATGAACTATAAGGAGGTCAGGGCTAAGCTCAATGATGTGGAAAAGAGAAGCCGAGACAGCATTTTTGAGTTGACACTTCAG CTTAGGGAGATGAAGAATGCTCTTGTGGCAAAGGATAAAGAGATACAGTTTTTACGTCAGAAGCTAAACTGTCCAGATGCAAATCCTGATGAAAGTCCCTACACCAACACCACGGAATACAAATATACACCCAATGAAGCAGTTCTTCGAAGAGCAAGTCAAAGAGCATATGGGTCAGACTCAGaagttttacatttaaattcaAATGCAGATGCAAATGCAAATGCAGTTACCCCTTTCTCAGAACATCACGGTGAAACTGAAAGCACGAGAAGTATGACCTTATCATCTCTGAAAATGACACTTGGAAGGCTCATGGAAAATCAGGATAAGCGCCATGACCTTTCGAACATGGAACTGAAATTCCGTTCAGCCATCGATGACTTAATGGAAGAGAACTTGGAGTTCTGGTTGAGGTTTAGCACTTCAGTTCATCAGATTCAAAAGTTCCAAAACTCTATTCAGGACTTGAAAGCTGAGCTGAAAATGATAAGGGAAAGAAACGCGAAATCTGAAGGGCATTCAAATAATAAACATCATATGCAATCTGAACTCAGGCCAATATTCAGACACCTTAGAGAAATAAGAACCGAGTTATCACTGTGGGTGGAACACAATGCAGTACTTCAGGATGAACTGCAAGGAAGGTACTCATCTTTGAGCAACATCCAAGATGAGATAGCAAGAGCGGGGTACGCGGAATCCGGAGCCGACCACGCTGAGCTAATTAGCAAGTACCAAGCTGCAAAGTTTCAAGGTGAGATTCTCAACATGAAGCAAGAGAACAGCAAGGTTGCAAGTGAACTTCAAGCAGGTCTTAGCCTTGTGAAGGGAATGAAAGTTGATGTTGAGAAGACACTTGATGAGCTAGATGAAGCTATTGGTGATAGTAGTAAGAGTGTCAGCCAGATAAAAAAATCCAGTAGTCGTGCTCGAATACCCTTGAGGTCTTTCTTGTTTGGAGTCAAGTTAAAGAAGCAAAAGAATCATCCTTCACTGTTTGCATGTGTCAACCCAGCATTGCAAAGGCAACACAGTTTCAATGAACAAGCACCAGCTCCAATTTAG